A stretch of Pseudophryne corroboree isolate aPseCor3 chromosome 9, aPseCor3.hap2, whole genome shotgun sequence DNA encodes these proteins:
- the GPR88 gene encoding G protein-coupled receptor 88, protein MTNITSPLDHCERLLGTRALVATVYSVYSVSGTLANVLVIYLVCSFKKLKTTSNAFIVNGCVSDLLVCAFWMPQEAILISTGRLENPTYRVFMEGVFFLWMTVSLLSHSLIALNRFVLITKLPTVYHTVYQKRNTEWMIAMAWVLPLAFLLPWLFGQRPLEVTFPCPTIKLYVFWGHEVPVSSFYTAILSAVTVLSQTIILFHCYFRIFRKVQVSLKRVSVLNFQVVHNLPCACPRKDKRLGLYVLIVCCVFTLTTEPFAWSVLYGLLQPLPQSIEICSWLLLCLLFVLNPFIYTWKNEEFRRSFRAVVGGELWKISGNGADPAVQTVSQNEP, encoded by the coding sequence ATGACCAACATCACGTCTCCCCTGGACCATTGCGAAAGACTTCTGGGGACACGTGCCTTGGTGGCTACTGTATACTCTGTTTACTCCGTCTCTGGGACTTTGGCCAATGTTTTGGTTATTTACCTGGTTTGCTCCTTCAAGAAACTCAAGACAACTAGTAATGCTTTCATTGTGAATGGATGTGTTTCTGATCTTCTAGTCTGTGCTTTTTGGATGCCTCAAGAAGCAATATTAATTTCCACTGGCCGTCTGGAGAACCCCACTTACAGGGTCTTCATGGAGGGGGTATTTTTCCTTTGGATGACCGTTTCCCTCTTATCCCACTCTCTCATTGCATTAAACCGCTTTGTGCTCATCACCAAACTGCCAACAGTATACCATACTGTGTATCAGAAGAGGAACACGGAGTGGATGATTGCCATGGCTTGGGTTCTGCCTCTTGCGTTTCTCCTTCCTTGGCTCTTTGGACAGAGGCCACTTGAAGTTACCTTCCCATGCCCAACAATAAAACTTTATGTATTTTGGGGCCATGAGGTCCCAGTGTCCAGTTTCTATACAGCCATACTTTCTGCTGTCACCGTGTTAAGCCAAACAATAATCCTTTTTCATTGTTATTTCCGCATTTTTAGAAAAGTGCAGGTGAGCCTGAAGCGGGTGAGTGTTCTCAACTTCCAAGTAGTTCACAATCTCCCTTGTGCGTGCCCTCGCAAAGATAAACGTTTGGGTCTATATGTCTTGATTGTTTGCTGTGTTTTCACACTGACCACAGAGCCCTTTGCTTGGTCAGTCCTCTATGGCCTGCTCCAGCCACTACCCCAAAGCATTGAGATATGCAGCTGGCTTTTGCTTTGTCTTCTATTTGTGCTTAACCCTTTCATCTACACCTGGAAGAATGAAGAGTTCAGGAGGTCTTTCCGAGCAGTAGTTGGAGGAGAATTATGGAAAATCTCTGGAAACGGCGCCGATCCAGCAGTGCAGACAGTTTCCCAAAATGAACCATGA